One genomic window of Camelina sativa cultivar DH55 chromosome 5, Cs, whole genome shotgun sequence includes the following:
- the LOC104786136 gene encoding uncharacterized protein LOC104786136, translating to MPPGSKKRKALKKKQQEEQESIGASANNKGFNGHGNISGHDEHGSQDERESDGNLSSPGSQGNDEFGARDPSPSPPPSSGLGKVTVKENTDITRVGVKGEDFIAVGSGTDHEENGVDKPPNSFPENLAHNSRELASQEAGGTSTLEIAPAVESDKPVGSSSASKVVMADKNEQVESSTDSDSVQQKSGETEGKRGLEEAKKGNNISGSAADTSKEIKRGKESEVPECSEERSLMPSGPPVVRTSWLSCCGLFDVMAGSER from the exons ATGCCTCCTGGGTCGAAAAAAAGAAAGgctttgaagaagaagcagcaagaGGAACAGGAATCCATTGGAGCTAGTGCCAACAACAAAGGCTTCAATGGTCATG GGAACATTTCTGGACATGATGAACATGGAAGCCAAGATGAGAGAGAAAGTGATGGCAACCTGAGTTCTCCTGGTTCTCAGGGAAATGATGAATTTGGGGCAAGAGACCCATCTCCTTCACCTCCTCCATCATCTGGTCTGGGGAAAGTCACTGTTAAAGAGAATACAGACATTACTCGGGTAGGAGTGAAAGGTGAAGACTTTATTGCAGTTGGAAGTGGAACGGATCATGAGGAGAATGGTGTGGACAAACCACCCAATTCCTTTCCTGAAAATTTGGCTCACAATTCCAGAGAACTAGCTTCTCAAGAGGCTGGTGGTACTTCAACTTTGGAAATTGCACCTGCTGTTGAATCTGACAAGCCTGTGGGTTCTTCTTCTGCCTCAAAGGTTGTGATGGCTGACAAAAATGAGCAAGTTGAGAGCTCGACAGACTCGGATTCTGTCCAACAGAAGTCTGGTGAAACCGAAGGGAAGCGTGGACTAGAAGAAGCGAAAAAAGGTAACAACATTTCAGGATCTGCTGCAGACACAAGCAAAGAAATCAAGAGAGGGAAAGAATCTGAAGTGCCAGAATGTTCGGAAGAAAGG AGTCTTATGCCTTCTGGTCCACCAGTTGTTCGAACCTCATGGTTGAGTTGCTGCGGTTTGTTTGATGTGATGGCAGGATCTGAAAGATAA